The genome window TGAAGCGGAAGATATTTTTTTGCTATTTATGTATTTTCTTATCAATCTATTTATATTAAAGTTACATCCCAAACAAAAAAGATAGCTTCCAGTACAGCGAGCGAATAACCTTTCTCATTGAAATTTCATAATGTAAAAAATTTACGCCCGAACAATAAATTTTTTTCATTCCTTTTGCTCGACAAGAAATAGCAACACACAAATAAAACCTGAAAATTTGGGAATAAATTAAAGATAGAGAAGAAGAGAGAGAAGTCAAAAATCACAGTTTTGCTATTCATCGCTAAAAAATTAATTATCAGTCAAAAAAATAAGAGCCATTTCCATGGGTAGAAATGGCTCTTCCGCGCACTGTCTGCAATTTAAAGCACAGAGAACCGCGTTTTAGAGAAAGCACCAGCCTTTTTGCAAATCTTGCCTTGTTTAAATAAGATACGAGCGGATCAGAAAAGTTTGCTTAAATTTATTGGGACAACAATTTTTTCGCCTTAAAAAGAAACGGACTGGTTTCCGAAATTTGCTTCAGAACGTTTTGCGCCTTTTCACGATCGCCTTTGACCAATAAAGCCATCATCAAAAAATAGTTTTCCCGATCAGTTTTGTTCAATGCATATTTCTGCGAAATTGCTATTGCTCGCTGAATATCCTCCACAGCAATACTGATCTGATTTTCTTTAATTTCATGGCTAGTGTTTTTAGCGCTGGCAACGGCAAGGTGGGAAAGACCCTTGTAAAAATAGTAATCCCTCACCCACGGCAAACGCGCTTTCGACTCGGGTTCCTGCAGTATTCTTTTCGCTAACGGCGCTAATTTGTCAAAAGTACAGATGGCGCTCTTGTATTCAAAAATATTATAATCGCCTATTGCCGACTCAAAATTTTTGACAAATATATCCAGAGTCGGATCAATTTGCAAACGACCCGAATTGCCGCGCAGGCGTAAAGCGCTAAATTTATACGGCACATGATTATCGAAATTCATGGATAATGAGTTTGAACCCAACGGATTGAAAATAAAATAACTGCCGATGAGAACAAGCGCCGCTACCGAAGCATAAGCGAAAACATGGTTCCAGCGAACATCGCCCAAAGAAGGGACGAAATTTTGCAATGCCTGCGCCAACCTCTGTTTGACGGATTCAAGTTTCGTTTTGGGCGCTAATATTCTTTGGCCTTCCGCCGCAATCACTTTCGCGGTCTCCTGCTGAAAAAGAAGTTCTTGAAAACACAAATCACATTCAAAAATGTGCTCCTCAAACTGCTCTTTTTCTTTGCCAAGCAACTTACCTCCTAAATACAATTCAACGTATTTAGGTCGATCTTTAATTTGACAAGTCATTTGTACCCTCTTTATATTTTTTGCCCTTTTTAATTCATTTCATATTGCTTCCCAATAATATATTATAAAAAGAAGGCAAAATATTGAAAAATTTTTTATTTTTTTTGCAAATTTTTCTTGAGCAGCATTAAGGCATAGTGCAATCTTTCGCTTACTCGTTTGGGCGGAAGTTTAATTTTTTCAGACAGTTGCGAAATTGTCAATCCTTCATAATAACGCAAGTAAAGAACGATTCTGTATTTCTCTTTTAGTTTCGAAATTTCTTTTTTAAGCTGTTTTTGAAATTCTTCCCTCTCCAGAGTTATTTCTGCATTTGTCGCTGAAATCAGACTATCCAAGGCAATATCCTGATAAAGCTCCGCCTCTTTTTTGCTGTCCCGATAATAGTCTCTGATTTTATTATTGGTAATACCATAGACATAAGAACCCAATGAAGCCGATTTATCTATCTCGTATGTCCTTTCAATACTTTCAAAAATTGCCACGATGGTATCATGCACAATATCATCAAACTGATCATTATCGCGACCGACGCGGATTTCCACAAGTTTCCTAACGCGGGGTAAGAATCGATCCACCAGTTCCTTCTTCGCATGTGGGTCTCCGTTCTGAATCCTTTTGATCAACTCTCTTTCAGAATCCACTTATGTACCCCAATTTGCTAAAAAAACATTTTTTTTAATCTAATAAATCATTCTCAATAAAGCAAGTGAATTTATCTTAATGTTTCAATTTATAAGTTAATTATTCTGCTAATTTATCAATATTTTCAATGGTATTTGCCTTTTCTCGCAGATTGTTTTCTTCAAACAGGCGAAAGTTAAACGAAAATTTCCCGAGATAATGACCCATGCGAAATCATTTTTTATTTTTTTTCTCACTAATAAGTTCAGTTCGGCAAAATTGCAGAAGCAAGGTCTTTTGCTTTGTTTTTTTAGAAGTTAGACACTGTATCTTATAAAACAAAAATCAACGCAATTATCAAAAAATTCAACTTGTTAAAAATTTATAATAAATAATTTCAATTTTTTTTCAATATTTGACCCCTTTTTTATAATATATACTTGGGAGCACGTTCTCAAAAAACCATGAGAACAATAGCGCAACTTTTTTCAGGAAGGAGATGCACCTTACATGGCAAAGAGAAAAAAGGGTAGGAATCTGACTCTGACAGAAACTGATTCGGTAAATGAAAACGAAGAGATGCAAAAAAGTGACGCCTCGCTTTTAGCGGATCAGATTGTTCGCATGAGCAGCGAAAAATATCAGATGTCCAAAATAAAAAAAGAGAATGAGGAGATGATGCTGCGGGGAGAAAATAACGTCGTGATCATTAACCGTAAGAAACTCAAGAAAAATATAAAAGATCAAAAACAAAGTCGAAGAGTTTTGGTGTACTTTGCCATTGAAGGAAAATGGAAAGAAATGAGTGTCAAGAATCTGGGCTAAAAGATTGCCGGGCAATAACTGTCAAGCGGCACCATATTTTTTAACATTTTCAATCGTCGGTAATTTAATTTTTTCAAAATAGAACCTCCCTCTGATTTAGTTGTAGTACCCACTTTTCCTCAGAGTAGGCGGTCTGATTGGTGCATCAGACCGCCTTTTTTATTTCTCATTATTTTTCAAAAAACCTCCTATCACAGCCTTCCTCACGGGTCTCAAATAATTTATCTTGATTTTAAACAAAGCAATTTCTATATTCAAAATGGAAATTTTGCGTTAAAATGAAAACGAAAATTTTTCAAAAAATTGAAGGAAACAGAATTGGCTAATTCGCAAAAACCAATAATTGGTTTTATTGGGTTAGGAATCATGGGGAAACCCATGGCAAAAAATCTCCTTCGCGCCGGATTTCACCTGATCGTGCACAACAGGAGCCGCCAACCAGTTGAGGAGTTGGCGCAGGCAGGCGCCGAAAAAACAAGTTCTCCCGCAGAAATTACTGACCGCTCGGAAATCGTTATCACCATGCTTCCCGATTCGTCGGATGTGGAGTTAGTCGTCCTCGGAAAGAAGGGAATGATTGAAAAAGCCAGCCCGGGAAAAATTCTGATTGATATGAGTTCCATCGAGCCGATTGTCTCGCAAAAAATTGCCGGGCAATTAGCGGAAAAAGGCATGGAAATGTTAGACGCTCCTGTCAGCGGCGGGGAAACGGGAGCTATCAGGAGCGAGCTGGCGATCATGGTCGGCGGAAAAGAAAATGTTTTCCGGAAATGTTTGCCCCTCTTCAAAGTACTGGGCAAATCAATCGTGCGCGTCGGAGAAATCGGCGCTGGCGGCTACGCCAAGCTTGCCAATCAAATCATCGTCGCACTCAACATGGCGGCAGTGTCCGAGGCATTCGTACTCGCACAAAAGGCAAATATTCAACCGGAAAAACTTTTTCAAGCCATCAGGGGCGGCCTCGCCGGCAGCAAAATGATGGACGCCAAAATCCCCCTTGCGATTGAGCGCAATTTTAAACCCGGTTTTAAAATCCAACTTCATCGTAAAGATGTGCAAAACGCTCTGAAGACAGCAAAAAATTTGAACGTCCCGCTGCCACTGACCGGCATCATGGATCAAATTTTTTCGGCGTTAATCGCTGACGGCAAGGAGGACGATGATCACGGCGGTATCATTCAATTTTTTGAAAAATTGGCTCATGTGGAAGTCAGAAAATAGACTGGCGGCATTTCCATTCTTCACGAATATTTTTCGCAGCTATTCAATGTGACCACATGGAAATTTGATAACTTCCCGGAGAATAATCCTATGATTACTTTCAAATTTTTCGCCGCAATATTTTTTGCGACGGCGATTATTTTTTTGAGCGGGTCGCTTCACGGACAAAGCCAGCACCCAGATCCGGCGCTCCAGCAGATTGTTAACTCCATCGACGGTATTTCACAAAATCAGCGACAGCAACTGATCAAAAATCTCAACGAACAATTTCAGCCTCTTCTCGTCCGGGAAGCTCCAAATAGCAAAATCTTGAAAAACATCGGCGCCATCATGTCCGCGCTCATTTTTGAAGACGCATCGCTGGAGGCCGTCGCCGAGATTGGATTCAAAAGCTATCTGGCAGAACGCAACGGAGCGTCGGACGCTTTTGTGCGAGATCTGGCAATTATCGGAATTTCCACGCAAATATCAGCAGATCAATTGGAAAAGGCTGCCAAATCAATTGAGAAACTCATGGACGCCCGCATTGATCCGCTGGTGACGCAGGAATTTATCAGTTATGCGATTTACAATGGTTGGGACAGTGCGACAATAGTAGCGGCAACTGACGGGCTGATTTCCGGAACAAAAAAAGGGCTCAAGCCGCGGCAATTAGCGCTGACTTTCATCATCAGCATCGATCAGCAGATATCGTCGAAGCCGGCTGCGGAAATCGTTGCCGAGGCCGAGAATTTTTTACTACAAAAAAATCAACAGCCTTCCGCAGCTTCGGATCGTGAATCTGCCGCCCAGCGTGAATTAGACAGAGCGCTGCAAAACGGGATTTCTAGCTTCGTTGCCAATGAAATCTATTTTCACGCCATGGAAAACAACTGGTCTCCGGATTTGATTACTGCCGTTTACGACGGGTTGATTTCCGGAGCGCAGCAGGGATTAACGCCGGAAAAATTAGCCACTTCCATTCTGATTCGTATTGACAGTGAAGACAATATTAGTTCGCCGAAAAAATTAGTTAGGGAAGAAATTCGTTTTGTCAAAGAATTGGAAAAGAAAAAAGCGCAGCTCTATCGCTCGGATCAAAAAAAGTTCAAACGCAAACCGGCGCCGCCGAACTATTCGCAACAGCCTTATTTGCAGCCGAAAAATACGCCTCCGCAGCAACCGATTTACTACAATTCTGCGAACAGATCCCGACTCAATCGTGAACTCATGTGGCAGGCGATGCTCGATTTTCTGGGACCTCCGGCAACGCCCTATCGCTGGGGCGGAACAAGCAAATCCGGCATTGACTGCTCCGGTTTGGTGATGCTACTTTTTCGCCAGCAGGGCATTTACCTCCCGCGGACAAGCAAAAATCAGTTTCGCGTCGGTACGCCGGTCAGAGAACAGTTACAATTTGGCGATCTCGTTTTTTTCAGCAAATATGGTACGGGCTACCCGGTGACGCACGTGGGCATTTACATTGGCAGCGACAAATTCATTCATTCCTCCGCGTCAAAAGGCGTTACCATCAGTTCTTTGAGCAAAAGATATTACCGATTGCGTTACACCGGCGCCAGGCGTGTTATCTAACAAATTCTCGGCAATTGCTCTCCGGTGAGCATGTCCACAATTCGCCTGCCGCCGATGGAAGTTTCCAACACTACGCGACCGGGATTTTTTTCAATGACCTTGCCGATGATCGCCGCATTTTTTCCCAACGCATTTTTGCTCACTAACGCAAGTGCTTCGTCAGCAATCTCCCCCGCAACAATAGCGATCATTTTTCCTTCATTTGCCAAATAAAGCGGATCCAGCCCCAACAATTCGCAAGCGCCGCTCACCGCATCTGTCAGCGGAATTTTGTCTTCTTCAATGACAATGCCCACATTTGACTGTCGAGCAATCTCATTGAGTGTGGTTCCCAATCCGCCACGCGTGGGATCACGCAAAACGTGAATTTTTTTGCGGAAAACAAGCAATTCAGACACAAGATGATTGAGTCCGGCCGTGTCGCTTTGCAGCGACGATTCAAAAGTCAAACCTTCGCGCTGCGTTAAAACAGTGATGCCGTGATCCGCGATCGTTCCGCTGATGATGATTTTGTCGCCCGGGCGCGCATTCCTGCCGTTAATTTCAATTCCATCCGGGATAACGCCAATACCCGAAGTATTAATAAAAATTTTGTCTGCCGCATTCAGAGGCACAACTTTAGTGTCGCCAGTGACGATTTGGACATTCGCTTTCTGCGCTGCCGTGCTCATAGAATCCAATATTTTTTCCAGATCAGCGACAGGAAATCCCTCCTGAATGATGAAACCAACGCTCAGATAAAGCGGCGTCGCCCCCATCATGGCGAGGTCGTTCACGGTGCCGTTAATCGCCAATTCGCCAATGTCGCCGCCCGGGAAAAATATCGGATCCACGGTGTAGGAATCCGTGGAAAAAGCCAATTTGCAGCCATCAATTTCCAGCGAGGCGCTGTCGTCCATCGCTGCAAGAATCGGGTTTTGAAAATATCGAAAAATAGTGTCACTAATCAAACGATGCGAAGCTTTGCCGCCACTGCCGTGGTCGAGAAGAATTTTTTCCATCTGCGCTCTCGGGTTTTGAGTTACGAGTTTTGGGTTTTAGGCTTGCGCTGCATTTTGCCGGAAAATATTAGCCGAACCCTTGAATTCAAAACGACAACACGAAACTCTTTGAAAATAAAAATTTTAATTTAAATAGGCAAGGAAAATTTGAAAAGTTCTTCAGGATAAGTATGTAGGGAATGCAAATTTGCATTCCTATTTTTCGGACAACCTCTAAATTTAGGTTTTTGTTCAAAAATGAAAGTTGAACAAAAACCTAAATTCGCACAAGTGCTCAACAAACTGCTTCAGCAGTTTCAAGATTACATCTTTAACTGAGGTTTTACATATTTAGCCATTTTTTTCTTGACATTTTGATTTTATTGTGTTATTTTTAAGGACAAACGTAGCACGAGGCAAATCATGAGCAAACTAATTCGTTTTGGCGTTTCCATTGAAGACCATCTGTTGGAGCAATTTGACCGGCTCATTCGCGAGCGAAATTATTCCACGCGATCGGAAGCCATTCGCGATCTGATCCGTGACGAAATCATTCACGCCCGCTGGCAGGATGGCGAAACAGAATCTTTGGGAACAATCACTTTAATTTATGATCACCACATCGGAGATCTCACCCACATTTTAACCACTGTACAACATGAATTTAACAGCAATATTATTTCAACCATGCACGTGCATCTGGATCACCACAACTGTCTTGAAGTTCTTGCAGTAACAGGAAAGACAAAAACAATCCGACATCTGGCTGACAAACTCATCTCTATTAAGGGCGTCAAACACGGTAAGCTGGTGACAACGACGCAGGGTGCAGATGTTTGAAAAATAGTTTTTTTTAAATTTTGTGGTAGCACTATTTATATTTTCGTAACACAGGAGGACAAAATGACTTTTTTTCGTTCCGGACTTTTCTTTCTCTCGTTGTTCATTTTTTCTCTTTTTCAATCAACTCCAAATATCGCAGAGACAAATTCTCTCTCGGCTGATTCAGTGAAATATCGATTTGCACCGGTCGTTGTCACCGGGCAACGCTACCAACTTCCTCTCAAAGACGTCGCTGCTTCAGTCTCGATCATTTCCCAACAAGAAATCAACTCCACAGATCTCGTCAATATTGCCGACGCGATCTCCTATTTCGCGCCCGGCGTTTACACAACGCGGCGCTCAACTCTGGGATACGGCGTCGCAGCGCTGGCCGGCGGTAGCATTACGGTTCGCGGCATCGGCGGCAAACCCAACAGCGAGGTACTCGTGCTCATCGACGGCAGACCTGATTTCCAAGGAATTTTCGGCCACCCGCTCAACGACGCCTATTTGTTGGATAACGTCGATCACATCGAAGTGCTGCGCGGACCCGGCTCGGCGGTTTACGGCACCAACGCTTTGGGCGGCGTGATCAATATCATCACAAAAAAATTGCCTGCGTCCGGTTTTCACACTCATTTTCAGGCCGGCTACGGCAGCTACAACAGCCAGAAATATCTGTTTCAACACAGCGGAATTGTGGGCAAACTCCAATATTTGCTATCAGCCGGCATGAACAAATCTGACGGCCATCGTGAAAATAGCAATTTTGAAAGTAAAAATTTCGCTCTGAAATTGGGCTACAAATTGAGCGACAAATTCAAGCTTACATTTCAAGGTTCATCCACGCCGTACACTTTCCACGATCCGGGACCTGAAAATATCGCGCTGAACGGCTATTTCGATTACGGCAAAATTGAACGCAATTCCATGGATTTGACCATTTCCAACCAATTTGCTCATTCTGACGGAAACATCAAAATTCACGGGAATTTCGGTCATCACGCGCTTTCCGACGGCTGGGTTTCCGACGACCAGACCAATGGCGTTATCGCTTTCCAGAACTTTTATTTTCCCCACGAAATCAAAACCACGGTGGGATTTGACATCAAACGTTTCGGCGGCACATCGGAATCCAACGGCACAAAATTGGGGACTTATTTCAACGACGAGCGCGCTCTTTATTTGCATTTGCAGAAAAATTTTGTGAAAAAATTAGTGCTCGCCGCCGGCATTCGCGCTGAAAATAATTCTCACTTCGGCACGGAATGGATTCCGAAATTCGGCGTCACTTTTCATCCGTTCGCGCAAACAGCGATTCGCGCCACAGTATCCAAAGGCTTCCGTACGCCGTCCGTGAAAGACCTGTTTCTCTTTCCGCCGGCAAATCAAGCTTTGAAACCGGAACGGTTGTGGAATTACGAATTGGGATGGACGCA of Calditrichota bacterium contains these proteins:
- a CDS encoding sigma-70 family RNA polymerase sigma factor produces the protein MDSERELIKRIQNGDPHAKKELVDRFLPRVRKLVEIRVGRDNDQFDDIVHDTIVAIFESIERTYEIDKSASLGSYVYGITNNKIRDYYRDSKKEAELYQDIALDSLISATNAEITLEREEFQKQLKKEISKLKEKYRIVLYLRYYEGLTISQLSEKIKLPPKRVSERLHYALMLLKKNLQKK
- the garR gene encoding 2-hydroxy-3-oxopropionate reductase; amino-acid sequence: MGKPMAKNLLRAGFHLIVHNRSRQPVEELAQAGAEKTSSPAEITDRSEIVITMLPDSSDVELVVLGKKGMIEKASPGKILIDMSSIEPIVSQKIAGQLAEKGMEMLDAPVSGGETGAIRSELAIMVGGKENVFRKCLPLFKVLGKSIVRVGEIGAGGYAKLANQIIVALNMAAVSEAFVLAQKANIQPEKLFQAIRGGLAGSKMMDAKIPLAIERNFKPGFKIQLHRKDVQNALKTAKNLNVPLPLTGIMDQIFSALIADGKEDDDHGGIIQFFEKLAHVEVRK
- the hypE gene encoding hydrogenase expression/formation protein HypE, producing the protein MEKILLDHGSGGKASHRLISDTIFRYFQNPILAAMDDSASLEIDGCKLAFSTDSYTVDPIFFPGGDIGELAINGTVNDLAMMGATPLYLSVGFIIQEGFPVADLEKILDSMSTAAQKANVQIVTGDTKVVPLNAADKIFINTSGIGVIPDGIEINGRNARPGDKIIISGTIADHGITVLTQREGLTFESSLQSDTAGLNHLVSELLVFRKKIHVLRDPTRGGLGTTLNEIARQSNVGIVIEEDKIPLTDAVSGACELLGLDPLYLANEGKMIAIVAGEIADEALALVSKNALGKNAAIIGKVIEKNPGRVVLETSIGGRRIVDMLTGEQLPRIC
- the nikR gene encoding nickel-responsive transcriptional regulator NikR, whose amino-acid sequence is MSKLIRFGVSIEDHLLEQFDRLIRERNYSTRSEAIRDLIRDEIIHARWQDGETESLGTITLIYDHHIGDLTHILTTVQHEFNSNIISTMHVHLDHHNCLEVLAVTGKTKTIRHLADKLISIKGVKHGKLVTTTQGADV
- a CDS encoding TonB-dependent receptor, which encodes MTFFRSGLFFLSLFIFSLFQSTPNIAETNSLSADSVKYRFAPVVVTGQRYQLPLKDVAASVSIISQQEINSTDLVNIADAISYFAPGVYTTRRSTLGYGVAALAGGSITVRGIGGKPNSEVLVLIDGRPDFQGIFGHPLNDAYLLDNVDHIEVLRGPGSAVYGTNALGGVINIITKKLPASGFHTHFQAGYGSYNSQKYLFQHSGIVGKLQYLLSAGMNKSDGHRENSNFESKNFALKLGYKLSDKFKLTFQGSSTPYTFHDPGPENIALNGYFDYGKIERNSMDLTISNQFAHSDGNIKIHGNFGHHALSDGWVSDDQTNGVIAFQNFYFPHEIKTTVGFDIKRFGGTSESNGTKLGTYFNDERALYLHLQKNFVKKLVLAAGIRAENNSHFGTEWIPKFGVTFHPFAQTAIRATVSKGFRTPSVKDLFLFPPANQALKPERLWNYELGWTQYFNSRFSVDVCGFYYKGDQFIETVMLVPGQMQNLNTGSNEAKGVEASLRGKFFNSVSANLSYSYLDSKTTLPFSPNKFNFWFAYQRGKLTASLYGEYVTNLYASYQPQGFPPKTVFEKMGDYSLAHAKIGYRFLKKMEFSLTVENLLDESYEILKGYPMPGRTFYGRWDINF